A part of Limihaloglobus sulfuriphilus genomic DNA contains:
- a CDS encoding GntR family transcriptional regulator — MAKKTVLKTVITKDYLSGQLEPGEKMPSIRNMAQQYNTSGATISKVFEILAAEKKLVKKAGSGYYASENQTAEEKPKIGFVVNCLLESIGQKVLKGVQYVTHHSNFTLEIGDSNFDIEKEYQIIKTMYESGVAGIVLYPNVDFPVNPCYLSREFRNLPIVVVDMYKPEMNRPHVIFDNYQAAKEMVYYFAELGKRHIAFLKPEHIDQYSSVNERFRGYIRGLSDKEMSFEPNLCPSFDLGFSANKLDTDSLRDAVNYLMSQTTPPDAIIAPHDFTALNVVNILKRNFHNRADSVEVAGFDNDHFATRIAMLASNGNVKTWKTTNPNFVTMGERAAELLVDILLNNKNCPLTEMILPCPVISFEKEHAAHISNSHSIKVS, encoded by the coding sequence ATGGCAAAGAAAACAGTACTAAAAACAGTTATTACAAAAGATTACCTCAGCGGCCAGCTTGAGCCGGGCGAGAAAATGCCCTCGATACGAAACATGGCGCAGCAGTATAATACAAGCGGCGCCACCATCTCCAAGGTCTTTGAAATCCTCGCGGCTGAAAAAAAACTAGTCAAGAAAGCCGGCAGCGGGTATTACGCATCCGAAAACCAGACCGCGGAGGAAAAGCCCAAAATCGGTTTCGTAGTGAACTGCCTGCTCGAGTCGATAGGCCAAAAAGTGCTCAAAGGGGTTCAATATGTCACACATCACAGCAACTTTACACTCGAAATAGGCGACAGCAACTTTGATATTGAAAAGGAATATCAGATTATCAAAACAATGTACGAAAGCGGTGTTGCGGGGATTGTACTGTATCCGAATGTGGATTTTCCGGTTAACCCATGTTATCTGAGCAGAGAATTCCGCAACCTGCCGATTGTAGTTGTAGATATGTACAAACCTGAGATGAACCGGCCGCATGTTATATTCGATAATTACCAGGCTGCCAAAGAAATGGTTTATTATTTCGCCGAGCTGGGAAAAAGACACATCGCGTTTCTCAAACCAGAGCATATAGATCAGTATTCCTCAGTTAATGAACGGTTCAGGGGCTACATAAGAGGACTTTCTGACAAAGAAATGTCTTTCGAACCAAATCTGTGCCCGAGCTTTGATCTGGGGTTCTCTGCTAACAAACTAGACACCGACTCCCTCAGAGATGCGGTAAACTATCTGATGTCGCAGACGACGCCGCCGGATGCCATCATAGCACCGCATGACTTCACAGCTCTTAATGTGGTAAATATCCTCAAACGCAATTTCCACAATCGAGCTGATTCTGTAGAGGTTGCCGGCTTCGACAATGACCATTTCGCCACAAGGATCGCCATGCTGGCATCCAACGGCAATGTTAAGACATGGAAGACAACAAACCCGAATTTCGTTACCATGGGAGAAAGAGCGGCAGAGCTGCTGGTTGATATACTGCTGAACAACAAGAACTGCCCTCTTACAGAAATGATACTCCCCTGCCCGGTTATATCGTTTGAGAAAGAGCACGCAGCTCACATCTCAAACAGTCATTCGATAAAGGTCAGTTAA
- a CDS encoding PEP-CTERM sorting domain-containing protein, translated as MEARKEMLVVSIMLILAVITNAAQLGSDGYADRVIVRDDGNGNALWYVDQSGPDGFGDGQADLVGGFGLMTDRHMVGDVNGDGYADRVLGRYNTAGYWVYWASFSSSTGFGDGADTNGSFGGTGLVPYAVADLDGDGLADRIGTSIDGSNNRNYVANKTGVGGTFTTGGGDWQKYWGGTNTSLAGMFDVNNDGYTDRVDAFNNNWRVDFGPSSGGFGDSATDWTGYFGGTGDNITRHIGDVNNDGYGDRILATLNGEGNYDWIASFTTPAGFGTAGVEYNQLAPFGQTGDVVILHDVLVPEPATIALLAFGGLGAVIKRKK; from the coding sequence ATGGAAGCGAGAAAAGAAATGTTAGTGGTAAGTATTATGTTGATTTTAGCAGTTATAACAAATGCAGCTCAGCTTGGGAGTGACGGCTATGCCGACAGGGTAATTGTCCGTGATGACGGAAACGGCAATGCCCTCTGGTATGTTGACCAGTCCGGCCCGGACGGTTTCGGCGATGGTCAGGCCGATCTGGTCGGGGGCTTTGGGCTCATGACAGATCGTCATATGGTCGGCGATGTCAACGGTGACGGCTATGCAGACCGTGTGCTTGGACGATATAACACAGCTGGTTATTGGGTTTACTGGGCTAGCTTCTCTTCATCTACCGGATTCGGCGATGGGGCTGACACAAACGGCAGCTTTGGAGGTACTGGTTTAGTTCCGTATGCTGTTGCTGACCTGGATGGAGATGGGTTGGCAGACAGGATTGGTACCTCAATTGACGGTTCGAATAATCGTAATTATGTGGCAAATAAGACCGGCGTTGGCGGAACATTCACCACTGGAGGAGGTGATTGGCAGAAATATTGGGGCGGCACGAATACGAGTCTGGCAGGTATGTTCGATGTAAACAATGACGGTTACACGGATAGAGTTGATGCTTTCAACAACAACTGGCGTGTTGATTTCGGTCCATCATCAGGGGGGTTCGGTGACAGTGCGACAGACTGGACAGGCTATTTCGGCGGTACAGGTGATAATATCACCCGTCACATAGGTGATGTCAATAACGATGGTTACGGCGACCGTATCCTGGCTACCCTTAATGGAGAGGGCAATTATGACTGGATCGCTTCATTTACCACACCTGCCGGCTTTGGTACCGCCGGCGTGGAATACAACCAGCTGGCACCTTTTGGACAGACAGGCGATGTAGTCATTCTGCATGATGTCCTGGTTCCAGAACCGGCAACTATCGCTCTGCTTGCTTTTGGCGGTCTGGGCGCTGTAATAAAAAGAAAGAAATAA